GGTGACCAGCTGCGACCCGTAGACGGGGTCGACGTCGATCGGACGCTTCGGAGCGGGACCCTTGCGCGGCATCAGCTCTTCTCCTTCTTCGCGCCGTAGCGGCTGCGGGCCTGCTTGCGACCCTTGACGCCCTGGGTGTCGAGCGTGCCGCGGATGATCTTGTAGCGGACACCCGGCAGGTCCTTCACACGACCGCCACGGACGAGCACGATGGAGTGCTCCTGGAGGTTGTGACCGACACCCGGGATGTAAGCGGTGACCTCGACGCCGCTCGACAGGCGCACGCGGGCGACCTTGCGGAGGGCGGAGTTCGGCTTCTTCGGCGTGGTGGTGTAGACGCGCGTGCAGACGCCGCGTCGCTGCGGGGATCCCTTCAGGGCAGGCG
The genomic region above belongs to Nocardioides coralli and contains:
- the rpsL gene encoding 30S ribosomal protein S12: MPTIQQLVRKGRQDKVSKNKTPALKGSPQRRGVCTRVYTTTPKKPNSALRKVARVRLSSGVEVTAYIPGVGHNLQEHSIVLVRGGRVKDLPGVRYKIIRGTLDTQGVKGRKQARSRYGAKKEKS